One Natronosalvus rutilus DNA window includes the following coding sequences:
- a CDS encoding hemolysin family protein: MVDVALSAAQLALALILVVLNGFFVAAEFAFVRIRGTSVDQLVEEGRPGSGTLQEVMTNLDNYLATTQLGITIASLGLGWVGEPAVAALIEPILESVLPATLIHLVAFAIGFSIITFLHVVFGELAPKTLAIAQTERLSLFLAPPMKAFYYLLYPGIVVFNGAANAFTRSLGVPPASETDETLGERELLRVLTQSGEGGGIDVAEVTMIERVFDLDDIVVREVMVPRPDVVSVPADATLSELHSIVLEAGHTRYPVLDANDGDQVVGFVDVKDVLRAEVTGGDAERVGDIVREIRIVPETMAISDLLIQFREDRQQMAAVIDEWGAFEGIATVEDIVEALVGDLRDGFDLDKREPSIRRRDDEGYDIDGGVQLSKVNDILAGDFESKEVETIGGLVLEQLNRAPEPGDRVEVAGHVVEVTSIEGARISTVWVQERDIDDPAVD, encoded by the coding sequence ATGGTAGACGTTGCGCTCTCGGCGGCACAACTCGCCTTAGCGTTGATTCTCGTGGTCTTAAACGGCTTTTTTGTCGCTGCAGAGTTCGCCTTCGTTCGGATTCGGGGGACATCGGTCGACCAGCTCGTCGAAGAGGGGCGGCCCGGCTCGGGGACGCTCCAGGAGGTGATGACGAATCTCGACAACTACCTCGCCACGACACAACTCGGCATCACCATCGCCTCGCTCGGATTAGGATGGGTCGGCGAACCCGCAGTGGCGGCGCTCATCGAGCCCATCCTGGAATCGGTTCTCCCGGCGACTCTCATCCATCTCGTCGCGTTCGCAATCGGCTTTAGTATCATCACGTTTCTCCACGTCGTCTTCGGAGAACTCGCCCCGAAGACGCTCGCAATCGCCCAGACCGAGCGACTCTCGCTGTTCCTCGCCCCGCCAATGAAGGCCTTCTATTACCTACTCTATCCGGGCATTGTCGTCTTCAACGGGGCGGCCAACGCGTTCACGCGGTCGCTCGGTGTGCCGCCCGCTTCCGAAACGGATGAGACACTCGGTGAGCGGGAACTCCTTCGGGTACTAACACAATCCGGTGAGGGAGGGGGCATTGACGTGGCAGAAGTGACGATGATCGAGCGCGTCTTCGACCTCGACGATATCGTGGTGCGGGAGGTCATGGTCCCACGACCGGACGTGGTGAGCGTTCCGGCGGATGCCACCCTATCCGAACTGCATTCGATCGTTTTAGAGGCCGGACACACGCGCTATCCGGTTCTCGATGCCAACGACGGTGATCAGGTGGTTGGATTCGTCGATGTCAAGGACGTGCTGCGAGCAGAGGTGACCGGTGGGGATGCCGAGAGAGTTGGTGACATCGTCCGCGAAATTCGCATCGTCCCGGAGACGATGGCAATTAGCGACCTCCTGATACAGTTCAGGGAGGATCGACAGCAGATGGCCGCAGTCATCGACGAGTGGGGAGCATTCGAGGGGATTGCAACGGTTGAAGACATCGTTGAGGCCCTCGTTGGAGACCTTCGAGACGGGTTTGATCTCGATAAGCGGGAACCGTCGATACGGCGGCGCGACGATGAGGGGTACGACATTGACGGCGGAGTCCAATTGTCGAAAGTGAATGATATCCTCGCTGGGGACTTCGAAAGCAAGGAAGTCGAAACGATCGGTGGACTGGTGCTCGAACAACTCAACCGCGCACCAGAACCTGGCGACCGCGTCGAGGTCGCCGGTCACGTCGTTGAGGTAACGAGCATCGAGGGGGCCCGAATTTCGACGGTATGGGTCCAAGAAAGAGATATCGATGATCCAGCGGTGGACTAA
- a CDS encoding DUF2270 domain-containing protein produces the protein MTDSNSDEVDPTAPDQREIGREMVDDSTGLGSVMAHAYRGEIDRVGTWRQRLDETTTWAVTLMAAILTWAFSSTDNPHYILLIGIVVVTVFLGIEARRYRDYDVFRSRARVIQENLFANALDPSQGTESHDWRAELSRDYRRPTLKVSFYEALANRLRRVYLALLSILLIAWVFRITAFAPRQDWLTTAGIARIPGIAVVAVVGVFYVVLLGVTFWPRERHAKGEFREGDPDDWKETYR, from the coding sequence ATGACCGACTCGAATAGCGACGAGGTCGACCCAACAGCACCAGACCAGCGGGAGATCGGCCGCGAAATGGTTGACGACAGCACGGGACTCGGTTCGGTGATGGCCCACGCCTACCGCGGAGAGATCGACCGAGTGGGGACGTGGCGCCAGCGCCTCGACGAGACGACGACGTGGGCGGTGACGCTGATGGCAGCCATCTTGACGTGGGCGTTTTCGAGTACCGATAACCCACACTATATCTTGCTGATCGGGATCGTCGTCGTCACCGTCTTTCTGGGCATCGAAGCACGGCGGTACCGGGACTACGACGTCTTTCGCTCTCGCGCTCGAGTCATCCAGGAAAACCTGTTCGCAAACGCCCTCGACCCGTCCCAAGGCACTGAAAGCCACGACTGGCGAGCGGAACTGAGCAGGGACTATCGCCGGCCGACGCTGAAAGTCTCGTTCTACGAAGCACTCGCAAACCGGCTCCGGCGTGTGTACCTTGCTCTGCTCAGTATCCTATTGATCGCGTGGGTCTTCAGGATTACAGCGTTCGCGCCGCGCCAGGACTGGCTGACAACCGCTGGAATCGCCCGTATCCCCGGGATTGCTGTGGTTGCCGTTGTGGGCGTGTTCTACGTTGTACTGCTGGGCGTCACCTTCTGGCCCCGTGAGCGCCATGCCAAGGGTGAATTCCGTGAAGGGGACCCGGACGATTGGAAAGAAACATACCGGTAA